GGGCATTCCGTTTGAAGTGGTGCCGGGCGTCACCGCCGGGTTCGCTGCCGGAGCCTACGCGGGCATCCCCCTGACCCATCGCGACTTCACCACCAGCGTCACCCTGGTCACCGGCCATCTCAACACCCGCAAAGACCCGCAACGCGATATCGACTGGCCCGCTCTGGGTCGCGGTCACGGCACCCTGGTGTTTTACATGGGCCTGACCAACATCGCCACCATCTGCGACGAATTAATCCACCATGGCCGCGCCGCCGACACACCGGTGGCCGTGGTCAGCCATGCCTCCACCCCGCAGCAACGCACCCTCATCGCCACCCTGGCCGATGCGCCGCAACAGGTCGCCCGACACGGCGTCACCAGCCCGGCGGTAATTCTGGTCGGCGATGTGGTGACATTGCATGAGCGGTTGGACTGGTTCCAGCGCAGCCTGACGACGGACGAAGCAACACCTGCGGAGACGCCATCCAAAACGCCCGACACCACGCCACAGGATGACAGCGCCCGCACCAACATCCTCATCTTCACCGGCAACGGCAAAGGCAAGTCCACCGCCGCCTTCGGCATGGCGTTGCGCGCCGTCGGCCATGGCCAGCGGGTGCGCATCCTCCAGTTCATGAAGAACGATCCCGATGTCGGCGAACTGGCCGCGTTGGAACGCCTCGGCGTGCCCGTCGAGCAATGCGGCCTCGGCTTCGTACCCAAACCGGATCATCCCCTGTATGCCGCACACTGCGAAGCCGCCGAGCAGGGGCTGGCCCGTGCTGAAGCCGCCATCTTCAGCGGCAATCACGACCTGATCATCCTTGACGAACTGTGCGGCACCGTGGCCCGTGGTCTGCTCGACGAACACAAGGTG
This region of uncultured Desulfuromonas sp. genomic DNA includes:
- the cobA gene encoding uroporphyrinogen-III C-methyltransferase, which codes for MNKTTRVYLVGAGPGDSGLITVKGKRCLQHADVVLYDRLCNPALLGDVSPAAEQIYVGKNMGHHALPQEQINALLVEKAREGKVVVRLKGGDPFVFGRGGEEIDTLAEAGIPFEVVPGVTAGFAAGAYAGIPLTHRDFTTSVTLVTGHLNTRKDPQRDIDWPALGRGHGTLVFYMGLTNIATICDELIHHGRAADTPVAVVSHASTPQQRTLIATLADAPQQVARHGVTSPAVILVGDVVTLHERLDWFQRSLTTDEATPAETPSKTPDTTPQDDSARTNILIFTGNGKGKSTAAFGMALRAVGHGQRVRILQFMKNDPDVGELAALERLGVPVEQCGLGFVPKPDHPLYAAHCEAAEQGLARAEAAIFSGNHDLIILDELCGTVARGLLDEHKVVDLLRRAPAPLTLVLTGRHAIPALIDLADTVSEIQPVKHAFEQGIPARKGVEF